The proteins below come from a single Triticum aestivum cultivar Chinese Spring chromosome 5D, IWGSC CS RefSeq v2.1, whole genome shotgun sequence genomic window:
- the LOC123125276 gene encoding noroxomaritidine synthase 2 — protein sequence MAFSFLPELVISIVVVHVVIVGFYYIKSSKNPLLPVSWPVVGILPSLVVNLHRLHHYISFDLLTPSGHSLKVAIASIRMFITCDPTNIQYIFSSNHTNYPKGEDYAEIFDMTRGSLFSADGESSRRERANFQSVLSNPLLVGLMTKCCHDKVEKSLLPFMAHMVRTNTHVDMNDMLMRLVFDLYATTIFSMDPTCLSLDMPSVHVANAMDTVMEVGFVRHIVPAFFWKVMRRLNIGPERKVAAAQAVLRCFIMDMITERRKKGHIIGQEVHIDVLSNYVNDQNYNDDLLQATLITYMIAGRDTIGTTLPWVVYNLTKNPHIVSSIRTELAPIMSRKAAIAGAVTMMTFEPEEVRPLVYLQATLLETLRLYPPIPIERRSVVSTDVMPSGHPVCAQDIILVSIYSVGRMESVWGSDCLEYRPERWLSDDGRQLRYVPSNKFPAFNSGARLCLGKDIAIMQMKIIIAAIVCNFDVKMVDGQAIDTKLSCLLQMKNGLKVNLSKVQM from the coding sequence ATGGCATTCTCGTTCCTGCCAGAACTAGTCATCTCCATAGTTGTGGTACATGTAGTTATTGTAGGTTTCTACTACATAAAGTCTAGTAAGAACCCATTGTTGCCCGTGAGCTGGCCAGTAGTAGGCATCCTCCCTTCCCTGGTCGTCAACCTACACAGATTGCATCACTACATCTCCTTTGACCTCCTAACACCATCTGGTCACAGCCTAAAGGTTGCCATAGCCAGCATACGGATGTTCATAACCTGCGACCCAACAAATATCCAATACATCTTTAGCTCGAACCACACAAACTATCCCAAGGGCGAGGATTATGCCGAAATCTTTGACATGACGAGAGGCTCTCTCTTCAGCGCAGATGGTGAGTCATCCCGACGGGAGCGTGCCAACTTCCAGAGTGTGTTGAGCAACCCGTTGTTGGTTGGGTTGATGACTAAGTGTTGTCACGACAAGGTGGAGAAGAGCCTCCTACCCTTCATGGCCCACATGGTGAGAACCAATACTcatgttgacatgaatgatatgtTGATGAGGCTTGTGTTCGACCTGTATGCCACAACCATCTTCAGCATGGACCCCACTTGTCTGTCCCTCGACATGCCGTCGGTACACGTCGCGAACGCGATGGACACGGTCATGGAGGTGGGCTTTGTCCGTCACATTGTGCCGGCATTTTTTTGGAAGGTGATGAGGCGCCTGAACATCGGTCCGGAGAGGAAGGTCGCCGCCGCGCAAGCGGTTCTTCGCTGCTTCATCATGGACATGATcacggagaggaggaagaagggccatATTATTGGTCAAGAAGTACACATTGATGTTTTGTCTAACTATGTCAATGACCAGAACTACAATGATGATTTACTACAGGCGACACTCATTACGTATATGATCGCTGGGAGGGACACGATTGGCACTACCTTGCCATGGGTTGTCTACAACCTCACCAAGAACCCGCACATCGTGTCAAGCATTCGCACCGAACTAGCACCCATCATGTCCCGCAAAGCAGCCATTGCTGGCGCTGTCACGATGATGACATTTGAGCCAGAAGAGGTTAGACCCCTAGTCTACCTGCAAGCCACCTTGTTGGAGACACTCAGGTTGTACCCGCCGATCCCTATCGAGCGCAGGTCAGTGGTATCCACTGATGTGATGCCGAGTGGCCATCCTGTTTGTGCCCAGGACATCATCCTCGTCTCTATCTACTCCGTCGGTAGAATGGAGTCTGTTTGGGGGTCCGACTGTCTGGAGTATAGGCCTGAGAGGTGGCTCTCTGATGATGGCCGTCAACTGCGATATGTACCCTCGAACAAGTTCCCAGCATTTAACTCAGGGGCAAGGTTGTGCCTTGGCAAGGACATTGCAATCATGCAGATGAAGATCATCATCGCTGCTATCGTGTGTAACTTTGATGTGAAAATGGTTGATGGACAAGCCATCGACACGAAGTTGTCATGTCTTCTACAAATGAAGAATGGGCTTAAGGTGAACCTGAGTAAAGTACAAATGTAA